In Vigna angularis cultivar LongXiaoDou No.4 chromosome 8, ASM1680809v1, whole genome shotgun sequence, one DNA window encodes the following:
- the LOC108344777 gene encoding acyltransferase GLAUCE isoform X1 — protein sequence MGTAYDHDSPPLLEDLKVTIHNSSMIFPSKETEKKSMFLSNIDKVLTFDVETVHFFGSNNDFPPHVVTEMLKNALEDALVVYDFLGGRLKVHPETQRLEMDCTPEGAGFVVASSQYKLDQIGDLDYPNTAFAQLVHKNKNFLKEGDDPLCVAQITSFKCGGFAIGISTSHTTFDGLSFKTFLDNVASIAAKKPLAVTPCHDRHLLAARSPPRVTFPHPEMLKLNDLPKSNIFEASTEELHFKVFKLTTNDITKLKEEARNSVGGDKTTRITGFNAITAHIWRCKALSCDDDRNPNRSSTILYAVDIRSRLEPPLPKSYTGNAVLTAYATATCREVEEWPFMRLVEAVREGATRMTNEYARSIIDWGEMNKGFPNGEVLVSSWWRLGFEEVEFPWGKPKYCCPVVYHRKDIILLFPPVDGGDGVSIIVALPPKDMNKFHALFNKFLGV from the exons ATGGGAACTGCTTATGACCACGATTCTCCTCCTCTACTCGAAGACCTTAAGGTGACCATCCACAACTCCTCCATGATTTTCCCATCCAAAGAGACTGAGAAAAAGTCCATGTTCTTGTCCAACATAGACAAGGTCCTCACCTTTGATGTTGAAACGGTTCACTTCTTCGGATCCAACAATGATTTTCCTCCCCATGTTGTCACTGAAATGCTCAAGAATGCCCTAGAGGATGCCCTTGTCGTTTATGACTTCTTGGGTGGAAGATTGAAGGTACACCCTGAAACCCAAAGGTTAGAGATGGATTGTACTCCAGAAGGGGCAGGCTTTGTGGTCGCTTCCAGTCAATACAAACTGGATCAGATAGGGGATTTGGATTATCCAAACACAGCCTTTGCACAATTGGTGCACAAGAACAAGAATTTTCTTAAAGAGGGTGATGATCCTCTGTGTGTTGCCCAG ATAACATCCTTCAAATGTGGTGGTTTTGCCATTGGCATTTCCACAAGCCACACTACATTCGACGGCCTCAGTTTCAAGACCTTCCTTGACAACGTCGCTTCCATAGCCGCTAAAAAGCCCTTGGCAGTGACGCCGTGCCATGACAGGCACCTGCTGGCGGCACGATCCCCGCCACGTGTCACCTTCCCACACCCGGAGATGCTGAAGCTGAACGACCTCCCCAAGTCCAACATCTTCGAAGCTTCAACGGAAGAGCTTCACTTCAAGGTCTTCAAACTAACCACAAACGACATCACAAAGCTCAAGGAAGAGGCGAGAAATTCAGTAGGTGGTGACAAAACCACACGCATCACAGGCTTTAACGCTATCACCGCCCACATATGGAGATGCAAGGCACTGTCATGCGATGATGATAGGAACCCTAATAGGTCATCGACGATTCTGTATGCTGTGGATATACGTTCGAGGTTGGAGCCTCCTTTGCCGAAATCTTACACGGGTAACGCAGTGTTAACGGCGTATGCCACAGCAACGTGTCGGGAGGTAGAAGAATGGCCGTTCATGAGGTTGGTTGAAGCAGTGCGTGAGGGTGCAACTAGGATGACGAATGAGTACGCAAGGTCGATCATTGACTGGGGAGAGATGAACAAAGGGTTTCCAAATGGGGAGGTTTTGGTGTCATCGTGGTGGAGATTAGGGTTTGAGGAGGTGGAGTTTCCATGGGGGAAGCCTAAGTATTGTTGCCCTGTGGTGTACCATAGGAAGGATATTATTCTGTTGTTTCCTCCTGTTGATGGAGGTGATGGGGTGAGTATTATTGTGGCTCTTCCTCCCAAGGATATGAACAAATTCCATGCACTCTTCAATAAGTTTTTGGGTGTTTGA
- the LOC108344777 gene encoding acyltransferase GLAUCE isoform X2 has protein sequence MNNTIKITSFKCGGFAIGISTSHTTFDGLSFKTFLDNVASIAAKKPLAVTPCHDRHLLAARSPPRVTFPHPEMLKLNDLPKSNIFEASTEELHFKVFKLTTNDITKLKEEARNSVGGDKTTRITGFNAITAHIWRCKALSCDDDRNPNRSSTILYAVDIRSRLEPPLPKSYTGNAVLTAYATATCREVEEWPFMRLVEAVREGATRMTNEYARSIIDWGEMNKGFPNGEVLVSSWWRLGFEEVEFPWGKPKYCCPVVYHRKDIILLFPPVDGGDGVSIIVALPPKDMNKFHALFNKFLGV, from the exons atgaacAACACAATTAAG ATAACATCCTTCAAATGTGGTGGTTTTGCCATTGGCATTTCCACAAGCCACACTACATTCGACGGCCTCAGTTTCAAGACCTTCCTTGACAACGTCGCTTCCATAGCCGCTAAAAAGCCCTTGGCAGTGACGCCGTGCCATGACAGGCACCTGCTGGCGGCACGATCCCCGCCACGTGTCACCTTCCCACACCCGGAGATGCTGAAGCTGAACGACCTCCCCAAGTCCAACATCTTCGAAGCTTCAACGGAAGAGCTTCACTTCAAGGTCTTCAAACTAACCACAAACGACATCACAAAGCTCAAGGAAGAGGCGAGAAATTCAGTAGGTGGTGACAAAACCACACGCATCACAGGCTTTAACGCTATCACCGCCCACATATGGAGATGCAAGGCACTGTCATGCGATGATGATAGGAACCCTAATAGGTCATCGACGATTCTGTATGCTGTGGATATACGTTCGAGGTTGGAGCCTCCTTTGCCGAAATCTTACACGGGTAACGCAGTGTTAACGGCGTATGCCACAGCAACGTGTCGGGAGGTAGAAGAATGGCCGTTCATGAGGTTGGTTGAAGCAGTGCGTGAGGGTGCAACTAGGATGACGAATGAGTACGCAAGGTCGATCATTGACTGGGGAGAGATGAACAAAGGGTTTCCAAATGGGGAGGTTTTGGTGTCATCGTGGTGGAGATTAGGGTTTGAGGAGGTGGAGTTTCCATGGGGGAAGCCTAAGTATTGTTGCCCTGTGGTGTACCATAGGAAGGATATTATTCTGTTGTTTCCTCCTGTTGATGGAGGTGATGGGGTGAGTATTATTGTGGCTCTTCCTCCCAAGGATATGAACAAATTCCATGCACTCTTCAATAAGTTTTTGGGTGTTTGA